A stretch of DNA from Acanthopagrus latus isolate v.2019 chromosome 7, fAcaLat1.1, whole genome shotgun sequence:
GCCTCCGAGCTCCCCCTGCTCTGGTAAAGAGGCTGAATGTCTGCAGGACATGCTTAACGTTTGTCTATCCATGTTCTTCTACTAACAACCAGCGGGGTTGGCACATAGATGCACAGAGACTGGCGTATTGCTCCACTCAGGAGCTCTCTATGACAGAAACCAGAGtccagacagcagagcagcagattgTTCACAGTTGCATGAGAGTTACATGTTGAGCAGTTTACGTCTTGTTGCATTTAGCTTTAGAGAGGCAGTTTCTGTTTGAGGGCAAACTTTTTGttatttgctctgtgtttgttgtggagAGACAGCATCTCCCTTTAGTGAATTAGTTAGGTTATCTGTTGACTTTTCATCCCTCCATCGcttaaaggttgttttttgaccttttttgcCACCATGTGGGAGTTCAGGTCCATGTCCTTCTGGCGGGCGGTGTTCGCCGAGTTCTACGGCACCATGTTCTTTGTATTCTTTGGGCTGGGGGCAGCCCTCCGCTGGACCACTGGGCCCCATAATGTCCTCCACGTTGCCTTTTGCTTTGGACTGGCGGCTGCCACCCTCATCCAGTCCATCGGCCACATCAGCGGAGGACACATCAACCCAGCTGTTACCTTTGCCTACCTGATTGGCTCCCAGATGTCCCTGTTCCGCGCTTTCTTCTACATCATGGCCCAGTGTCTGGGAGCCATGGCTGGTGCCGCAGTGCTCTACGGGGTCACACCCAGCAACATGAGGGGAAACCTTGCACTCAACACGGTAAGACACTGGAACACTGCATCCATTACTGCAAGTACAAGCAGACTGGCTCTAAATGCTGTATTACAAATGTGACGTTCCATTTTTctcaaatattaaaagaaaaaaattatataaGGTGTATTGGTGTGTTGATGTatgatgtaaaaacaacactcattttatttctctttctacGCTCCTTCTGTCTTTCAGCTGCAGCCGGGCATCAGCCTGGGCATGGCCACCACCATGGAGGTCTTCCTCACCCTGCAGCTCGTCGTCTGCATCTTCGCTGTGACTGATGAGAGGCGCAACGGGCGCCTGGGCTCTGCTGCCCTGGCCATCGGCTTCTCTGTGCTCATGGGGCATCTTCTTGGGGTAAGAACCAACCAGGGGGATCTAGAAATTTGAAACGGCTCAATGTGCTCAcatattttctttaacagtTCTAACCCCCGATccaccctctctgtctttgaCTTAGATGTACTACACTGGAGCAGGAATGAACCCAGCCAGGTCCTTCGCCCCTGCTGTCCTGGTCAGGAATTTTGTCAACCACTGGGTAAGTTGacctgtaaaacattttacactgcACAACTTGCCAGCTATAATAATGAGACTTCTTCCAGC
This window harbors:
- the mipa gene encoding major intrinsic protein of lens fiber a: MWEFRSMSFWRAVFAEFYGTMFFVFFGLGAALRWTTGPHNVLHVAFCFGLAAATLIQSIGHISGGHINPAVTFAYLIGSQMSLFRAFFYIMAQCLGAMAGAAVLYGVTPSNMRGNLALNTLQPGISLGMATTMEVFLTLQLVVCIFAVTDERRNGRLGSAALAIGFSVLMGHLLGMYYTGAGMNPARSFAPAVLVRNFVNHWVYWVGPMIGGAMGALLYDFMLFPRMRGLSERLATLKGTRPPEAEGQQETRGEPIELKTQAL